A single window of Hymenobacter sp. APR13 DNA harbors:
- a CDS encoding peptide MFS transporter: protein MQTTSAVREQPQMAASTGHPKGLYVLFATEMWERFSYYGMRALLSLYMLKALLMNKEMSSLIYGNYTSLVYLTPLLGGYMADRYWGNRRSILVGGLLMAAGQFALFFSASMYSAGQTEVPSAQLLLFFVGLGCLIFGNGFFKPNISSMVGSLYPKGDSRIDAAYTIFYMGINLGAFFSPLVCGTLGDTGNPSDFKWGFLAAGIGMLVGSLTFELLKNKYVVTAEGAPLGAKPERTVEHSPVVPVQTDGPVRSETIAQPAKSFASKLPMLIGLFAVVYAAVAWLMDRDWIGALVFSAMIVAPVTILTDPTLTAREKQKIYVIFILSFFVIFFWGTFEQAGASLTFFADEQTDRTLGSSVVPASYFQSANALFIIIFAPIFAVLWTWMGKRGTEPSSPLKMSISLMLMAVGYLIIAFGVKGVDANTKVSMFWLITMYLVHTFAELCLSPIGLALVNKLAPARFASLLMAVWFLATAAGNKLAGVLSGLYPPGPGEFAKASKEGINLPGILNGTSQVTADVTAKLSELGLAANWPSFLGFQITSLYDFFMIFVGLSAVASLILFVLYKRLNTMMAEPVTA from the coding sequence ATGCAAACGACCTCCGCTGTGCGGGAGCAGCCCCAGATGGCCGCTTCCACCGGCCATCCGAAGGGCCTTTATGTGCTCTTTGCCACCGAGATGTGGGAGCGGTTCAGCTACTACGGTATGCGGGCCCTGTTGTCTTTGTACATGCTCAAGGCACTCCTTATGAACAAGGAGATGTCGTCATTGATTTACGGCAACTATACCTCGCTCGTGTACCTGACGCCATTGTTGGGCGGCTACATGGCCGACCGGTACTGGGGCAACCGCCGTTCTATCCTGGTGGGTGGTTTGCTGATGGCCGCCGGGCAGTTTGCCTTGTTCTTTTCGGCCTCGATGTACAGCGCCGGCCAGACGGAAGTGCCTTCCGCCCAGCTGCTGCTGTTCTTTGTCGGCCTCGGCTGCCTGATTTTCGGCAATGGCTTCTTCAAGCCCAATATTTCCTCGATGGTAGGCTCGCTCTACCCCAAAGGCGACTCCCGCATCGACGCGGCCTATACCATCTTCTACATGGGCATCAACCTGGGCGCGTTTTTCTCGCCTCTGGTGTGCGGCACGCTCGGTGACACCGGCAACCCGTCCGACTTCAAGTGGGGCTTCCTGGCCGCCGGTATCGGCATGCTGGTTGGCAGCCTCACGTTTGAGCTGCTGAAAAACAAGTATGTAGTGACGGCCGAAGGCGCTCCGCTGGGTGCCAAGCCCGAGCGCACCGTAGAGCACTCCCCGGTAGTGCCCGTGCAGACCGACGGCCCGGTTCGTTCCGAGACGATTGCCCAGCCTGCCAAGAGCTTCGCCAGCAAGCTCCCGATGCTCATCGGTCTGTTTGCGGTGGTGTACGCTGCAGTTGCCTGGCTGATGGACCGCGACTGGATTGGTGCGCTGGTGTTCTCGGCGATGATTGTAGCCCCGGTTACCATCCTGACCGACCCCACGCTCACGGCCCGCGAGAAGCAGAAGATCTACGTTATTTTCATCCTGAGCTTCTTCGTAATCTTCTTCTGGGGCACGTTCGAGCAGGCCGGCGCCTCGCTGACGTTCTTCGCCGACGAGCAGACCGACCGTACTCTGGGCTCGTCCGTGGTACCGGCTTCGTATTTCCAGTCGGCCAACGCGCTGTTCATCATCATCTTTGCTCCGATTTTCGCGGTCCTCTGGACCTGGATGGGCAAGCGTGGCACCGAGCCTTCGTCGCCGCTGAAAATGTCTATCAGCCTGATGCTGATGGCGGTAGGCTACCTCATCATTGCATTCGGCGTGAAGGGCGTAGACGCTAATACTAAAGTGAGCATGTTCTGGCTGATCACCATGTACTTGGTGCACACCTTCGCCGAGCTGTGCTTGTCGCCGATTGGTCTGGCGCTGGTGAACAAGCTGGCTCCGGCCCGTTTCGCCTCGCTGCTGATGGCGGTGTGGTTTCTGGCCACGGCTGCCGGCAACAAGCTGGCGGGCGTGCTGTCGGGGCTGTATCCTCCCGGCCCCGGCGAGTTTGCCAAGGCTTCCAAGGAAGGCATCAACCTGCCCGGCATTCTGAACGGCACCTCGCAGGTTACCGCCGACGTAACGGCCAAACTGTCGGAACTGGGACTGGCTGCTAACTGGCCCTCGTTCCTGGGCTTCCAGATCACCAGCCTCTACGACTTCTTCATGATCTTCGTGGGGCTGTCGGCCGTTGCCTCGCTCATTCTGTTCGTGCTTTACAAGCGCCTCAACACCATGATGGCTGAGCCGGTAACGGCTTAG
- the groL gene encoding chaperonin GroEL (60 kDa chaperone family; promotes refolding of misfolded polypeptides especially under stressful conditions; forms two stacked rings of heptamers to form a barrel-shaped 14mer; ends can be capped by GroES; misfolded proteins enter the barrel where they are refolded when GroES binds), with protein MAKNIQFDTDGRDKLKRGVDKLANAVKVTLGPKGRNVVIDKKFGAPSITKDGVTVAKEIELSDPVENMGAQLVKEVASKTADQAGDGTTTATVLAQAIYAAGSKNVAAGANPMDLKRGIDKAVIAVVANLKTQSKKIENSSEIAQVGAISANNDMEIGKMIADAMDKVGKEGVITVEEARGTETEVKTVEGMQFDRGYLSPYFVTNPEKMEAEFDNPYILIYDKKVSTMKELLPVLEQVVQTGKPLVIISEDVDGEALATLVVNKLRGSLKIAAVKAPGFGDRRKAMLEDIAVLTGGTVISEERGYKLDSATLEYLGTAEKVIIDKDNTTIVNGKGEKETITARINEIKAQIVTTTSDYDKEKLQERLAKLSGGVAILYIGASTEVEMKEKKDRVDDALHATRAAVEEGVVPGGGVALVRALDALEAVDTLNGDERTGVNIIRTALEAPLRTIVQNAGGEGSVVVQKVREGKGDYGYNAREDRYENLMAAGILDPTKVTRLALENAASIAGLLLTTECVISDEPEAEKDHGHGGGAPGMGGMGGMM; from the coding sequence ATGGCTAAGAACATCCAATTCGATACTGACGGCCGCGACAAGCTGAAACGCGGTGTAGACAAACTGGCTAACGCCGTGAAAGTAACCCTCGGCCCCAAAGGCCGCAACGTGGTTATCGACAAGAAATTCGGCGCCCCAAGCATCACCAAAGACGGTGTGACGGTAGCCAAGGAAATTGAGCTGAGCGACCCGGTGGAAAACATGGGTGCCCAGTTGGTGAAGGAAGTAGCCAGCAAAACGGCTGACCAGGCCGGCGACGGCACCACCACTGCCACCGTACTGGCCCAGGCCATCTACGCCGCCGGTTCCAAGAACGTGGCCGCTGGTGCCAACCCCATGGACCTCAAGCGTGGTATCGACAAGGCAGTAATTGCCGTGGTTGCCAACCTGAAGACGCAGAGCAAGAAGATTGAAAACTCGTCGGAAATTGCCCAGGTAGGCGCTATTTCGGCCAACAACGACATGGAAATCGGCAAAATGATTGCCGACGCCATGGACAAAGTGGGCAAGGAAGGCGTTATCACGGTAGAAGAAGCGCGTGGCACCGAAACCGAAGTGAAAACGGTGGAAGGCATGCAGTTCGACCGCGGCTACCTCTCCCCTTACTTCGTGACCAACCCGGAGAAGATGGAGGCCGAGTTCGATAACCCCTACATCCTCATCTACGACAAGAAGGTGAGCACCATGAAGGAGCTGCTGCCCGTTCTCGAGCAGGTGGTGCAGACCGGCAAGCCGCTGGTTATCATCTCCGAGGACGTAGACGGCGAAGCTCTGGCGACGCTGGTAGTAAACAAGCTGCGCGGCTCGCTAAAAATCGCGGCCGTGAAGGCTCCTGGCTTCGGCGACCGTCGCAAGGCCATGCTGGAAGACATTGCCGTTCTGACGGGCGGTACGGTTATTTCGGAAGAGCGCGGCTACAAGCTCGACAGCGCCACGCTGGAGTACCTCGGCACGGCCGAGAAAGTTATCATTGACAAAGACAACACGACCATCGTCAATGGTAAAGGTGAGAAGGAAACCATCACCGCCCGTATCAACGAAATCAAAGCCCAGATCGTCACCACCACGTCGGACTACGACAAGGAGAAGCTGCAGGAGCGCCTGGCCAAGCTGTCGGGTGGCGTAGCCATCCTCTACATCGGTGCTAGCACGGAGGTGGAGATGAAAGAGAAGAAAGACCGCGTAGACGATGCCCTGCACGCTACCCGCGCCGCCGTTGAGGAAGGCGTGGTACCCGGCGGTGGCGTGGCCCTGGTGCGCGCCCTCGATGCCCTGGAAGCAGTTGATACCCTCAATGGCGACGAGCGTACCGGCGTGAACATCATCCGCACGGCCTTGGAAGCTCCCCTGCGTACCATCGTGCAGAACGCCGGTGGCGAAGGCTCGGTAGTAGTGCAGAAGGTGCGCGAAGGCAAAGGCGACTACGGCTACAACGCCCGCGAGGACCGCTACGAAAACCTAATGGCCGCTGGTATCCTAGACCCAACCAAAGTAACGCGCCTGGCGCTGGAGAATGCCGCTTCGATTGCCGGCCTGCTCCTGACCACCGAGTGCGTGATTTCGGACGAGCCCGAGGCTGAGAAAGACCACGGCCACGGCGGTGGTGCCCCCGGCATGGGCGGCATGGGCGGCATGATGTAA
- the groES gene encoding co-chaperone GroES → MSLSIKPLADRVIVAPAAAEEKTKSGIIIPDTAKEKPQRGEVVAVGEGKVADNGTTIKPQVKAGDQVLYGKYAGTEITVDGQDYLIMKESDIFAVL, encoded by the coding sequence ATGTCGCTTAGCATCAAACCGCTGGCTGACCGCGTGATTGTCGCGCCGGCCGCTGCCGAGGAAAAAACCAAATCGGGCATCATCATTCCCGACACGGCCAAGGAGAAACCCCAGCGTGGCGAAGTAGTAGCCGTGGGCGAAGGTAAAGTGGCCGACAACGGCACCACCATCAAGCCCCAGGTAAAAGCAGGTGACCAGGTGCTGTACGGCAAATACGCCGGCACCGAAATTACGGTGGATGGCCAGGACTACCTCATTATGAAGGAGTCGGACATCTTCGCCGTACTGTAG
- the secG gene encoding preprotein translocase subunit SecG: protein MYTALIIVILLVCFLLALVVLAQNPKGGGLSSQFGSGGAANLMGVKRTGDLLEKLTWGFAIALMVLTLGTHVLNGTTDAGPGRSINQQKALETRLPAAPAPAVPGAPAPGGAAAPATAPTQAPAQAPAPAPAQ from the coding sequence ATGTACACTGCGCTCATTATTGTAATCCTTCTCGTGTGTTTCCTGCTGGCCCTGGTGGTGCTGGCCCAGAACCCCAAAGGGGGTGGGCTTTCCAGCCAGTTCGGCTCGGGCGGCGCCGCCAACCTGATGGGCGTGAAGCGCACCGGCGACCTGCTGGAAAAGCTCACCTGGGGTTTCGCCATTGCCCTGATGGTGCTCACGCTGGGCACCCACGTGCTCAACGGCACCACCGATGCCGGCCCCGGCCGCAGCATCAACCAGCAGAAAGCCCTCGAAACCCGCCTGCCCGCCGCTCCGGCTCCAGCAGTGCCCGGCGCTCCGGCCCCCGGCGGCGCAGCTGCTCCGGCTACTGCCCCCACTCAGGCACCAGCCCAGGCCCCCGCACCCGCTCCGGCCCAGTAA
- a CDS encoding LptE family protein produces MIWKTRSLDRRVVSRKLQALNYKSYMLWLACILPLVACSFFLSGCSVYSFSGTNIDPEVKTISISTFQNNSSNGPSFLAQRFTEDFKDYFQRNTTLKLVPRDGDLQFEGAITAYDYAPAAIQNQDGIDQAGVNRLTIQVRVRYSNTKDPKQDFEQTLQSNGDFPADQDITRINNDPTATRRITQNIITDTFNKSVANW; encoded by the coding sequence ATGATCTGGAAAACGCGTAGTCTGGACCGGCGAGTTGTCAGCCGCAAGCTGCAAGCCCTTAACTATAAGTCGTATATGTTGTGGCTGGCGTGCATCTTGCCGCTTGTAGCTTGTAGCTTCTTCCTGAGTGGCTGCTCGGTTTACTCGTTTTCGGGCACCAACATCGACCCGGAGGTGAAAACCATTTCCATCAGCACCTTCCAGAACAACTCCAGCAACGGCCCGTCTTTCCTGGCCCAGCGCTTCACCGAGGACTTCAAGGACTACTTCCAGCGCAACACCACGCTCAAGCTGGTGCCGCGCGACGGCGACCTGCAGTTTGAAGGCGCCATTACGGCCTACGACTACGCGCCGGCCGCCATTCAGAACCAGGATGGCATTGACCAGGCCGGCGTCAACCGCCTCACCATTCAGGTGCGCGTGCGCTACTCCAACACCAAGGACCCCAAGCAGGACTTCGAGCAGACGCTCCAGAGCAACGGCGACTTTCCGGCCGACCAGGACATTACGCGCATCAACAACGACCCCACCGCCACGCGCCGCATCACCCAGAACATCATCACCGATACGTTCAACAAGTCGGTGGCGAACTGGTAG
- a CDS encoding sigma-54 interaction domain-containing protein, whose amino-acid sequence MTPSEIQSIKQRFGIIGNAPSLNYAIQVATQVAPTDMTVLITGESGSGKESFSKIIHALSPRKHGQFIAINCGAIPEGTIDSELFGHEKGSFTGAQEARKGYFEVTNGGTIFLDEIGEMPLGTQARLLRVLENGEFIRVGSSKVQKTDVRVVAATNVNLLDAVREGRFREDLYYRLNTVPITVPPLRERGDDIYLLFRKFTTDFSDRYRVKPITLTPDAVQELQRFRFPGNIRQLKNVAEQLSVLETDREIDSRRLRQYLPAEQASQLPMLLHAAGPDAAGSGYSERDLLYKVLFDMRRDMTDLKKLVLEMAAGQRPQDSQELLRQNSHLFTNLNAAPYDGGARPLRQPSPDGGATEYILTPGPLDDATDYEDEVQRVEDIPHETEEETLSLEAKEKEMILKALKKHHNKRKYAAHDLGISERTLYRKLKQYDLENA is encoded by the coding sequence TTGACACCATCAGAGATTCAGAGCATCAAACAGCGGTTCGGCATCATCGGCAATGCGCCGTCGCTGAACTACGCCATTCAGGTGGCCACGCAGGTAGCGCCCACCGACATGACGGTGCTGATAACGGGCGAAAGCGGCTCCGGTAAGGAGTCGTTTTCCAAGATTATCCATGCCCTGTCGCCGCGCAAGCACGGGCAGTTCATTGCCATCAACTGCGGCGCCATCCCGGAAGGCACCATCGACTCGGAGCTGTTCGGGCACGAAAAGGGCTCGTTTACCGGCGCCCAGGAAGCCCGCAAAGGCTACTTTGAGGTGACCAACGGCGGCACCATCTTCCTCGATGAGATTGGCGAAATGCCGCTCGGCACCCAGGCCCGCCTGCTGCGTGTGCTCGAAAACGGCGAGTTTATCCGCGTCGGCAGCAGCAAGGTGCAGAAGACTGACGTGCGCGTAGTGGCCGCCACCAACGTGAATCTGCTCGACGCCGTGCGCGAAGGGCGCTTCCGCGAAGACCTTTACTACCGCCTGAACACGGTGCCGATTACGGTTCCACCACTGCGTGAGCGTGGCGATGATATTTACCTGTTATTCAGAAAGTTCACCACTGATTTTTCTGACCGCTACCGCGTCAAGCCGATTACGCTGACGCCCGATGCGGTGCAGGAATTGCAGCGGTTCCGCTTCCCCGGCAACATCCGCCAGCTCAAGAACGTGGCCGAGCAGTTGTCGGTGCTGGAGACGGACCGCGAGATTGACAGCCGCCGCCTGCGCCAGTACCTGCCAGCCGAGCAGGCCAGCCAGCTGCCCATGCTGCTGCACGCCGCCGGCCCCGACGCGGCCGGCAGCGGCTACTCGGAGCGCGACCTGCTCTACAAGGTGCTCTTCGACATGCGCCGCGACATGACCGACCTCAAAAAGCTGGTGCTGGAAATGGCCGCCGGCCAGCGCCCGCAGGACTCGCAGGAGCTGCTGCGCCAGAACAGCCACCTGTTCACCAACCTCAACGCCGCGCCCTACGACGGCGGCGCCCGCCCCCTGCGCCAGCCCTCGCCCGATGGCGGTGCCACGGAGTACATCCTCACCCCCGGCCCCCTCGACGACGCCACCGACTACGAGGACGAGGTGCAGCGCGTGGAAGACATTCCGCACGAAACAGAGGAGGAAACCCTCTCGCTGGAAGCCAAGGAGAAGGAAATGATTCTCAAGGCCCTGAAAAAGCACCACAACAAGCGCAAATACGCCGCCCACGACCTGGGCATCTCGGAGCGCACTCTCTACCGCAAACTCAAGCAGTATGATCTGGAAAACGCGTAG
- the miaB gene encoding tRNA (N6-isopentenyl adenosine(37)-C2)-methylthiotransferase MiaB, which yields MSQPLITLDFLDTPTLPTPAVDATTHAHEPSGEVRVSAATRTGQGRKLYIESYGCQMNFSDSEIVSSILFEQGFDTTDDLASADLVLLNTCSIREKAEQTVRMRLSQINSYKKRRPSMLVGVLGCMAERLKSKFLEEEKLVDLVVGPDAYRDLPQLIQQVDGGQKAVNVLLSREETYADITPVRLNSNGITAFISIMRGCDNMCSFCVVPFTRGRERSRDAHSIVREAQDLVAAGYKEVTLLGQNVDSYKWASEDGQEHVNFAQLLERVALVSPELRVRFSTSHPKDITDEVLHTMARYDNICKYIHLPAQSGNSRILALMNRTYDRPWYEERVQAIRRILGDDCAISTDMISGFCSETEEEHQDTLSLMEYVKYDMAFMFFYSERPGTLAARKLEDDVPLEVKKRRLAEVIATQQQHSRLRNLAGVGKVHRVLAENFSKRSNEHLSGRNSQNQVVIFPKKHYQKGDYVDVFVHESTTNTLLGEAVD from the coding sequence ATGTCCCAACCGCTGATTACGCTCGACTTTCTCGACACGCCCACCCTGCCCACGCCTGCCGTGGACGCCACCACCCATGCCCACGAGCCCTCCGGCGAGGTGCGCGTGAGTGCGGCCACCCGCACCGGCCAGGGCCGCAAGCTCTACATCGAAAGCTACGGCTGCCAGATGAACTTCTCGGACTCGGAAATCGTGTCCAGCATCCTGTTTGAGCAGGGTTTTGATACCACCGACGACTTGGCCAGCGCCGACCTCGTGCTGCTCAACACCTGCTCCATCCGCGAGAAGGCCGAGCAGACCGTGCGCATGCGCCTCTCCCAGATCAACAGCTACAAAAAGCGCCGCCCCAGCATGCTGGTGGGCGTATTGGGCTGCATGGCCGAGCGCCTGAAAAGCAAGTTTCTGGAAGAAGAAAAGCTGGTGGACTTGGTAGTGGGCCCCGACGCCTACCGCGACCTACCCCAGCTCATCCAGCAGGTAGACGGCGGCCAGAAAGCCGTGAACGTGCTGCTGAGCCGCGAGGAAACCTACGCCGACATCACGCCCGTGCGCCTGAACTCCAACGGCATCACGGCCTTCATCAGCATCATGCGCGGCTGCGACAACATGTGCTCGTTCTGCGTGGTGCCCTTCACCCGCGGCCGCGAGCGGAGCCGCGACGCCCACAGCATCGTGCGCGAGGCGCAGGACCTGGTGGCGGCTGGCTACAAGGAAGTTACCCTGCTCGGCCAGAACGTAGACTCCTATAAATGGGCCTCTGAAGACGGCCAGGAGCACGTGAACTTTGCGCAGCTGCTGGAGCGCGTGGCGCTGGTGAGCCCGGAGCTGCGGGTGCGCTTCTCCACCTCGCACCCCAAAGACATTACGGACGAGGTGCTGCACACCATGGCCCGCTACGACAACATCTGCAAATACATCCATCTGCCGGCCCAGAGCGGTAATTCGCGCATCCTGGCCCTGATGAACCGCACCTACGACCGGCCCTGGTACGAGGAGCGCGTGCAGGCCATCCGCCGCATCCTCGGCGACGACTGCGCCATCAGCACCGACATGATTTCGGGCTTCTGCTCCGAAACCGAGGAAGAGCACCAGGACACGCTCAGCCTGATGGAGTACGTGAAATACGACATGGCCTTCATGTTCTTCTACTCCGAGCGCCCCGGCACGCTGGCCGCCCGCAAGCTCGAGGACGATGTGCCGCTGGAGGTGAAAAAGCGCCGTCTGGCCGAGGTCATTGCCACGCAGCAGCAGCACAGCCGCCTGCGCAACCTGGCCGGCGTAGGCAAGGTGCATCGTGTACTGGCCGAAAACTTCTCCAAGCGCAGCAACGAACACCTCAGCGGCCGCAACAGCCAGAACCAGGTGGTCATCTTCCCCAAAAAGCACTACCAGAAAGGCGACTATGTGGACGTATTCGTGCACGAGTCCACGACGAACACGCTGCTGGGCGAGGCGGTAGACTAA
- a CDS encoding HAD family hydrolase: MAAPLLIAFDADDTLWPNQPHFDQVEARLFEIMAHCGDAAHISRHLNDVQRRNMQLFGYGAKSFMLSMIETAIQLTNGNVRGSDIQEILDMGKDLLRYPIEPLPGVVEVVTELRQRGHRLLVLTKGDLFDQESKIARSGLGDLFDHVEVVSEKNEATYQRLLTRYNASAADFVMIGNSLKSDILPVARLGLRAVHVPYHANWIFEHVEPEQLAGLAFHTVQDVREVLDYLG, encoded by the coding sequence ATGGCCGCTCCCCTGCTCATTGCCTTCGACGCCGACGACACGCTCTGGCCCAACCAGCCCCACTTCGACCAGGTGGAAGCCCGCCTGTTCGAAATCATGGCCCACTGCGGCGACGCCGCCCACATCAGCCGGCACCTCAACGACGTACAGCGCCGCAACATGCAGCTGTTTGGCTACGGCGCTAAGTCGTTTATGCTGTCCATGATTGAAACCGCCATCCAGCTCACCAACGGCAACGTGCGCGGCTCCGATATTCAGGAAATCCTCGACATGGGCAAGGACCTGCTGCGCTACCCCATCGAGCCTCTGCCCGGCGTGGTGGAGGTGGTGACGGAGCTGCGCCAACGCGGCCACCGCCTGCTGGTGCTCACCAAAGGCGACCTGTTCGACCAGGAAAGCAAGATTGCCCGCTCCGGCCTCGGCGACCTGTTCGACCACGTGGAAGTGGTCAGCGAGAAAAACGAAGCCACCTACCAGCGCCTGCTAACCCGCTACAACGCCTCCGCTGCCGACTTCGTGATGATCGGCAACTCCCTAAAATCCGACATCCTGCCCGTGGCCCGACTGGGCCTGCGGGCCGTGCACGTTCCCTACCACGCCAACTGGATTTTCGAGCACGTGGAGCCGGAGCAGCTGGCCGGCCTGGCGTTCCACACCGTGCAGGACGTCCGCGAGGTGCTAGATTATCTGGGGTGA
- a CDS encoding chloramphenicol acetyltransferase gives MKQQINQATWNRREHFAFFSQFEEPFFGLVAPVNCTWAQAEAKRLGVSFFLYYLHHAAQAANAVPEFRTRIEDGQVYQYEQVHVSATLGRPDHTFSFSFIEQNHDLATFVASAEAEIAAVQASAGLRLSGTTARVDVLHCSAIPWVRFSGLTHARSFSHPDSCPKISFGQLYEENGATYMPVSVNVHHALADGYHVGLFLQEFERRLGGGLVMG, from the coding sequence ATGAAACAGCAAATCAACCAGGCCACCTGGAACCGCCGCGAGCATTTTGCCTTCTTCTCCCAGTTCGAGGAGCCGTTTTTCGGGCTGGTGGCCCCCGTGAACTGCACCTGGGCCCAGGCGGAAGCCAAGCGGCTGGGCGTGTCGTTTTTCCTGTACTATCTGCACCACGCCGCGCAGGCCGCCAACGCCGTGCCCGAGTTCCGCACCCGCATCGAAGACGGGCAGGTGTACCAGTATGAGCAGGTGCACGTTTCGGCCACGCTGGGCCGCCCCGACCATACGTTTTCCTTTTCCTTTATCGAGCAGAACCACGATCTGGCCACGTTTGTGGCTTCAGCCGAGGCGGAAATAGCCGCCGTGCAGGCCAGCGCCGGCCTGCGCCTGAGCGGCACCACCGCCCGCGTGGATGTGCTGCACTGCTCGGCCATTCCGTGGGTGCGCTTCAGCGGCCTCACCCACGCCCGCAGCTTCTCGCACCCCGACAGCTGCCCCAAAATCTCCTTTGGCCAGCTCTACGAGGAAAACGGCGCCACCTACATGCCCGTGTCGGTGAACGTACACCACGCCCTGGCCGATGGCTACCACGTCGGGCTGTTCCTGCAGGAGTTCGAGCGGCGGTTGGGTGGTGGGTTGGTGATGGGGTAA
- a CDS encoding anthranilate synthase component I family protein, with protein sequence MLSIPLAELPTDFRARALRWAAQFPHCAYFEPNGQAYPEGPFDQLLGVAPAAPDAPRTLDELRQWLPRAQDGAPRLGFLTYDLKNEIEDLHSDNPSGLDWPTLHFFHPQTWLLWRPDTLELHGHTDGVLAAILATELPDWPAPAVPAFTPRMPKADYLRAVEAVREDILNGEVYELNLCQEFYAEGVQLDPVDVFLRLNAASPAPFAGFFRHESHFLLCASPERFLAHSAPVIVSQPIKGTIRRGSTPAEDEQQRLALLHDEKERAENLMIVDLVRNDLARVARTGTVQVPELFGLYPFRHVWQMISTVTAELRPGVDLPDVLRATFPMGSMTGAPKIRAMQLIEHYETARRGLYSGSIGYAWPDGAFEFNVVIRSLQYRPDTGYLSFQVGSAITYDSNPEREYAECLLKARAILDVLGAVVAE encoded by the coding sequence GTGCTGTCTATTCCCCTTGCTGAGCTTCCAACTGATTTCCGGGCCCGCGCCCTGCGCTGGGCCGCGCAGTTTCCGCACTGTGCTTACTTCGAGCCCAACGGCCAGGCCTACCCCGAAGGCCCCTTCGACCAACTGCTGGGCGTAGCGCCCGCCGCCCCCGATGCACCCCGCACCCTGGACGAGCTGCGCCAGTGGCTGCCGCGCGCCCAAGATGGCGCCCCGCGTCTGGGCTTCCTCACCTACGACCTCAAAAACGAAATCGAAGACCTGCACAGCGACAACCCATCAGGCCTCGACTGGCCTACGCTGCACTTCTTCCACCCGCAGACCTGGCTGCTCTGGCGGCCGGATACGCTGGAACTGCACGGCCACACCGACGGCGTGCTGGCCGCCATTCTGGCAACGGAGCTCCCGGACTGGCCCGCACCCGCCGTGCCCGCCTTCACGCCCCGCATGCCCAAAGCCGACTACCTGCGGGCCGTGGAAGCCGTGCGCGAGGACATCCTCAACGGCGAGGTGTATGAACTGAACCTGTGCCAGGAGTTCTACGCCGAAGGCGTGCAGCTGGACCCGGTGGATGTGTTTTTGCGCCTAAACGCGGCCTCGCCGGCGCCGTTTGCGGGCTTCTTCCGGCACGAAAGCCACTTTCTGCTGTGCGCCTCGCCCGAGCGGTTCCTGGCCCACTCCGCGCCGGTTATCGTCTCCCAGCCCATCAAAGGCACTATCCGGCGCGGCAGCACGCCCGCCGAAGACGAGCAGCAGCGCCTAGCACTTCTCCACGACGAAAAGGAGCGCGCCGAAAACCTGATGATCGTGGATCTGGTGCGCAACGACCTAGCCCGCGTGGCCCGGACTGGCACCGTGCAGGTGCCCGAGCTGTTCGGCCTCTACCCATTCCGCCATGTTTGGCAGATGATTTCGACGGTTACCGCCGAGCTGCGCCCAGGCGTGGACCTCCCGGACGTGCTGCGCGCCACCTTCCCGATGGGCTCGATGACCGGCGCGCCAAAAATCCGGGCCATGCAGCTCATCGAGCACTACGAAACCGCCCGGCGCGGCCTTTACAGCGGCAGCATCGGCTACGCCTGGCCCGACGGCGCGTTCGAGTTCAACGTGGTCATCCGCAGCCTGCAGTACCGCCCCGACACCGGCTACCTTAGCTTCCAAGTCGGCTCGGCCATCACCTACGACTCCAACCCGGAACGCGAGTACGCGGAGTGCCTACTCAAAGCCCGCGCCATCCTGGACGTGCTGGGCGCAGTGGTGGCGGAGTAG